In the genome of Populus nigra chromosome 9, ddPopNigr1.1, whole genome shotgun sequence, one region contains:
- the LOC133703805 gene encoding protein translation factor SUI1 homolog — MSDFDAQTPSAYDPFADANAEDSGAGTKDYVHIRIQQRNGRKSLTTVQGLKKEFSYNKILKDLKKEFCCNGTVVQDPELGQVIQLQGDQRKNVSTFLVQAGIVKKESIKIHGF; from the exons ATGTCTGATTTCGACGCCCAAACTCCTTCAGCTTATG ATCCTTTTGCTGATGCAAATGCCGAGGACTCTGGTGCTGGGACAAAAGATTATGTGCACATTCGTATACAGCAACGCAATGGTAGGAAAAGCTTGACAACTGTGCAAGgtttgaaaaaagaattcaGCTATAACAAGATATTAAAAGACCTCAAGAAAGAGTTCTGTTGTAATGGTACAGTGGTGCAGGACCCTGAATTAGGCCAG GTTATTCAACTTCAAGGTGACCAGCGCAAGAATGTATCGACCTTCCTTGTTCAG GCTGGCATTGTGAAGAAGGAAAGCATTAAAATTCATGGTTTCTAA
- the LOC133703479 gene encoding thiamine thiazole synthase, chloroplastic-like, with translation MATMATTLTSLSTKSQKLSPFDTSSSFHGTPISKPTLRMQPTKSSSSPNVSISMSSPPYDLNAFKFEPIKESIVSREMTRRYMMDMITHADTDVVIVGAGSAGLSCAYELSKNPSVKIAIVEQSVSPGGGAWLGGQLFSAMVVRKPAHLFLDELGIEYDEQEDYVVIKHAALFTSTIMSKLLARPNVKLFNAVAAEDLIVKEGRVGGVVTNWALVSMNHDTQSCMDPNVMEAKVVVSSCGHDGPFGATGVKRLKSIGMIDSVPGMKALDMNAAEDAIVKLTREVVPGMIVTGMEVAEIDGSPRMGPTFGAMMISGQKAAHLALKSLGMPNALDGTFVGGIHPELILAAVESAEIAET, from the exons ATGGCAACCATGGCTACAACTCTCACTTCTCtctcaacaaaatcccaaaaacTCTCCCCTTTTGACACCTCCTCTTCCTTCCATGGCACTCCCATCTCAAAACCAACACTTCGTATGCAGCCCACAAAATCATCATCGTCACCAAACGTTTCCATCTCCATGTCATCTCCACCGTATGATCTGAATGCTTTCAAGTTTGAACCTATCAAAGAGTCTATAGTGTCAAGAGAAATGACAAGAAGGTACATGATGGACATGATAACTCATGCAGACACTGATGTTGTTATTGTTGGTGCTGGCTCTGCCGGGTTATCTTGTGCCTATGAGCTTAGCAAGAACCCTTCTGTCAAAATTGCCATTGTTGAACAATCTGTTAGCCCTGGTGGTGGTGCTTGGCTTGGTGGTCAGCTCTTCTCTGCCATG GTTGTACGCAAACCAGCTCATCTCTTCCTTGACGAGCTCGGTATTGAGTATGACGAGCAAGAAGACTATGTAGTAATCAAGCATGCAGCTCTTTTCACCTCCACAATCATGAGCAAACTCCTTGCCCGTCCAAATGTTAAGCTTTTCAATGCTGTGGCTGCAGAGGACTTGATAGTGAAAGAAGGAAGAGTGGGTGGAGTGGTCACTAATTGGGCTCTTGTGTCAATGAACCATGACACACAATCTTGTATGGATCCTAATGTGATGGAGGCCAAGGTGGTTGTGAGTTCTTGTGGCCATGATGGACCATTTGGTGCTACTGGGGTCAAGAGGCTTAAGAGCATTGGCATGATTGATAGTGTGCCAGGAATGAAGGCTCTTGACATGAACGCTGCTGAAGATGCCATTGTGAAGCTTACTAGGGAAGTTGTGCCTGGAATGATTGTTACTGGCATGGAAGTTGCTGAGATTGATGGCTCTCCGAGAATG GGACCAACATTTGGGGCAATGATGATATCAGGGCAGAAGGCAGCTCACCTTGCCTTGAAGTCACTCGGGATGCCCAATGCACTGGATGGAACATTTGTGGGAGGCATTCATCCAGAGCTGATCCTGGCTGCTGTTGAATCTGCTGAAATTGCAGAGACTTGA
- the LOC133702957 gene encoding pectinesterase-like: MASSTHQPLLNTTNNTKSHVKILIFSISLFAVIFSSVFLASRLIKVSQSSPSTPQICNHARDPQECLSIVSEAVSTEGVQESNGVGLLKTFLVKSLSQMRMAKAAANAVNSKINGHKHQAALADCVELMDMSIDRVTDTLSALANWGSQSDASDANTWLSGVLTNHVTCLDGIDTIDQPSMKKLLQDLISRMRTSLAAVSSLSASDTYLVQPLNGGFPSWILGRDRKLLESSVSNVEAYVVVAQDGSGDYTTIQEAVNSVPDKSKSRYVIYVKSGIYKENVEVGKKKKNVMIVGDGMDSTILTGNLNVVDGSTTFRSATLAVAGDGFILQDIWIQNTAGPEKHQAVALRVSADQSVINRCRIDAYQDTLYTHNYRQFYRDCFILGTIDFIFGNGAVVLQNCQIISRKPMANQKNMVTAQGRIDPNQNTGISIQNCDIVASSDLESEQNKFPTYLGRPWKEYSRTVVMQSNIGGHIDPTGWAEWDKEFALTTLYYGEYANRGLGAGVSKRVNWPGYHVITDPNEAKQFTVAELIQGGAWLGSTGVSFTEGL; the protein is encoded by the exons ATGGCTTCTTCTACCCATCAGCCACTTCTAAACACTACCAATAACACTAAATCCCACGTCAAGATCCTTATCTTTTCCATTTCTCTGTTTGCAGTCATATTCTCTAGTGTTTTTCTTGCATCCCGTTTAATCAAAGTTAGTCAATCTAGTCCATCAACTCCACAAATATGTAACCACGCCCGTGATCCCCAAGAATGTTTATCAATAGTATCTGAAGCTGTCTCCACTGAAGGAGTTCAAGAATCTAATGGCGTTGGTCTCCTAAAAACTTTCTTGGTAAAATCTCTCTCGCAAATGAGAATGGCAAAGGCAGCTGCCAATGCTGTAAATAGCAAGATCAATGGCCATAAACATCAAGCAGCTCTAGCTGATTGTGTGGAGCTTATGGATATGTCCATTGACCGTGTTACTGATACATTATCAGCTCTGGCCAACTGGGGCAGCCAGTCTGATGCTAGCGATGCAAATACTTGGCTAAGTGGTGTACTCACTAACCATGTTACATGCTTGGATGGCATTGACACAATAGACCAACCATCAATGAAAAAATTACTCCAAGATTTGATCTCAAGGATGAGAACCTCTCTGGCTGCTGTTTCTAGTCTTTCAGCCTCTGATACTTATCTCGTTCAGCCATTAAATGGGGGTTTTCCATCATGGATCTTGGGAAGGGACCGCAAACTATTGGAAAGTTCAGTAAGCAATGTTGAGGCCTATGTGGTAGTAGCACAAGATGGGAGTGGGGACTATACCACAATTCAAGAAGCTGTGAACTCAGTCCCAGATAAAAGTAAAAGCCGGTATGTGATATATGTGAAGAGTGGGATTTATAAAGAGAATGTTGAAgttgggaagaagaagaaaaatgttatGATTGTTGGTGATGGTATGGATTCCACCATCTTAACTGGTAACCTCAATGTTGTGGATGGATCTACAACCTTCAGATCGGCCACACTTG CTGTTGCAGGTGATGGATTCATATTGCAGGACATCTGGATCCAAAACACAGCAGGACCAGAGAAGCACCAAGCTGTGGCTCTCCGAGTCAGTGCTGATCAATCTGTCATCAACCGTTGCCGCATCGATGCATACCAAGACACCCTCTATACACATAACTACAGACAGTTCTACAGAGATTGCTTCATACTTGGAACCATCGATTTCATCTTCGGTAATGGAGCTGTTGTACTCCAGAACTGCCAAATTATCTCAAGGAAGCCTATGGCAAACCAAAAGAACATGGTCACAGCACAAGGAAGGATAGACCCCAATCAAAATACTGGGATTTCAATCCAGAACTGTGACATTGTTGCAAGCTCTGATCTTGAATCGGAGCAGAATAAATTCCCTACATATCTTGGAAGGCCATGGAAAGAGTACTCAAGGACTGTCGTTATGCAATCTAATATTGGTGGACATATTGATCCTACTGGCTGGGCAGAATGGGATAAGGAATTTGCATTAACAACATTGTATTATGGTGAGTACGCAAATAGAGGGCTAGGTGCAGGTGTTAGCAAGAGAGTGAATTGGCCTGGATATCATGTCATTACAGATCCAAATGAGGCCAAGCAATTTACTGTGGCAGAGCTGATACAAGGAGGAGCATGGCTTGGATCCACTGGAGTTTCTTTTACTGAAGGGCTGTAA
- the LOC133702883 gene encoding COBRA-like protein 10, producing the protein MKARLRLGVPWHLVTLMLLSLPSIIFNVCYGQTDDYESPAAPPPGLDECNGIFLTYSFTSREKEYPKVKNASAQAWAFKSLATIINTGEHELKGWQMFVGFQHKEILVSASGAIVVDGDDFPVAVGNGTIFAGNPQVDLKTAIETAGDFTQISAQIEITGSVFGIKPPGVPMPKNIKLVNDGYKCPKPTLRGKSYMRVCCKKDPKAKEEKKRLKFLPRRYGDLSLTYDVLQAYGNNYQAQVTMDNIHPLGRLDHWNLTWEWMNGEFISTMRGAYTHKRDFSECIYGTAGKYYKDFDFSTIMNCEKKPVISDLPPDRKNDSQVGKLPYCCRNGTLLPSIMDESKARSIFQLQVYKMPPFLNRTALVPPEKWKIDGVVNPQYKCGPPIRVDPTEFPDPSGLDSKTYAVASWQVTCNITRPKEKLSRCCVSFSAYYNRSAIPCNTCACGCDNNKGCSQNAKAMLLPPESLLVPFDNRTEKALAWAALNKFKVPNPRPCPDNCPVSINWHIDSDFKTGWTASVTLFNWDDSPFEDWFAAIKLDKAYKGLEGVYSLNGTRFDNLNNTILLQGLPGLNFLMGEVNGTKPGDPRVPGKQQTKISFIKKRTPGINIPRGDGFPTRILFNGEECALPTQIPQSSAQQKSHFKFLVVIIMAIVTFILMSDHLH; encoded by the exons ATGAAAGCAAGATTAAGGTTAGGGGTTCCATGGCATCTGGTAACGCTAATGCTCCTTTCATTACCATCTATCATTTTTAATGTTTGCTATGGCCAAACGGATGACTATGAGAGTCCTGCAGCCCCACCACCTGGACTGGATGAATGTAACGGCATCTTTCTAACCTATTCTTTCACATCTCGTGAAAAAGAATATCCAAAGGTAAAGAATGCATCCGCGCAGGCATGGGCGTTCAAATCTTTGGCAACGATAATTAATACAGGCGAACATGAACTGAAGGGTTGGCAGATGTTTGTAGGTTTTCAACACAAAGAAATTTTAGTGTCTGCTTCTGGGGCAATCGTCGTCGATGGCGATGACTTCCCTGTGGCAGTTGGCAATGGGACAATCTTCGCAGGAAATCCACAGGTTGACCTCAAGACTGCAATTGAAACAGCTGGAGATTTCACCCAGATTTCAGCACAGATTGAGATTACAGGTTCGGTGTTTGGAATTAAGCCACCAGGAGTGCCTATGCCAAAGAATATCAAGCTTGTGAATGATGGATACAAATGCCCTAAACCGACTTTGCGAG GAAAAAGCTATATGCGTGTTTGTTGTAAGAAGGACCCCAAAgccaaggaagaaaagaaaaggctcaAGTTCTTGCCTCGTAGATATGGGGATCTTTCTCTCACTTATGATGTGCTTCAAGCCTACGGTAACAACTACCAGGCCCAAGTTACTATGGATAACATCCATCCATTAGGCCGGCTTGATCACTGGAACTTAACCTGGGAATGGATGAATGGAGAGTTCATTTCCACAATGAGAGGAGCCTACACTCACAAAAGGGACTTTTCCGAGTGTATTTATGGTACTGCAGGAAAATATTACAAAGATTTCGACTTCTCCACTATTATGAACTGTGAAAAAAAGCCGGTCATCTCAGATCTTCCTCCAGATAGAAAAAATGATTCACAAGTTGGGAAGTTGCCATACTGTTGTAGAAATGGTACCCTTTTGCCATCTATAATGGATGAGAGCAAGGCAAGGTCCATATTCCAATTGCAAGTCTACAAGATGCCTCCTTTCTTGAACAGGACTGCCCTTGTACCACCCGAAAAATGGAAGATTGATGGGGTTGTCAATCCTCAATACAAGTGTGGCCCTCCAATCAGAGTAGATCCAACAGAATTTCCTGATCCGAGTGGACTTGATTCTAAAACTTATGCTGTTGCAAGTTGGCAAGTAACTTGCAACATAACACGTCCGAAGGAGAAGCTTTCGCGATGCTGTGTTTCTTTCTCTGCTTATTACAATAGATCTGCCATTCCCTGCAATACTTGTGCCTGTGGCTGTGATAACAATAAAGGTTGCAGCCAGAATGCAAAAGCAATGCTTCTCCCGCCAGAGAGTCTTCTCGTGCCTTTTGATAACAGGACAGAAAAGGCATTAGCATGGGCTGCACTAAATAAATTCAAAGTTCCAAATCCTAGACCTTGTCCTGATAACTGTCCAGTTAGCATCAATTGGCATATTGACTCTGATTTCAAGACTGGATGGACTGCTAGTGTCACTCTTTTCAACTGGGATGATTCTCCATTCGAGGATTGGTTTGCTGCAATCAAATTAGACAAAGCCTATAAGGGCCTTGAAGGTGTGTATTCCTTAAATGGAACAAGGTTTGATAACCTCAACAACACTATATTACTCCAAGGCCTACCAGGTTTGAATTTCTTGATGGGAGAGGTAAATGGCACCAAACCAGGAGACCCGAGGGTTCCTGGAAAGCAACAAACTAAGATATCATTTATCAAAAAACGTACTCCAGGCATCAATATACCACGCGGTGATGGGTTTCCTACAAGAATACTTTTCAACGGAGAAGAGTGTGCACTGCCTACGCAAATTCCCCAGTCGAGTGCACAGCAAAAATCCCATTTTAAGTTCCTCGTAGTCATAATCATGGCAATCGTGACTTTCATTCTGATGTCAGATCACCTCCATTGA
- the LOC133702540 gene encoding rab GTPase-activating protein 22-like, producing MWRDPGQPADSYYQVRPECTDVPKSKFKIKAGRTLSSRKWQAAFTPEGYLDISKTLSRIYRGGVHPSIRGEVWEFLLGCYDPKSTFDERDQIRQRRRVQYVRWKEECRQIFPVVGSGKFITAPVITEDGQPIQEPLVILETNQDRGPSQDGNSAEIGSSHAYATNQSRTNASCSEMVKELTSHGPLDQKVIQWMLTLHQIGLDVHRTDRTLVFYEKQENLSKLWDILAVYAWIDTDVGYCQGMSDLCSPMIMLLEDEADAFWCFERLMRRLRGNFRCTGRTVGVETQLSNLAEITQVIDPKLHQHLDALGGGDYLFAFRMLMVLFRREFSFCDSLYLWEMMWALEYDPDLFSVYEELELNGEKHEGSKGRVKSIRHYGKFERENMKNGAANSEGPLPMSVFLVASVLKDKSSKLLHEARGLDDVVRILNDMTGNLDAKKACSGAMKLHRKYLKKAKKA from the exons ATGTGGAGAGATCCTGGACAGCCTGCTGATTCGTACTATCAGGTCCGGCCTGAATGCACCGATGTTCCAAAAtctaaattcaaaatcaag GCAGGTAGAACTTTAAGTTCAAGGAAATGGCAGGCTGCATTTACTCCAGAAGGATACCTGGATATAAGCAAAACCCTTAGTCGAATCTACCGTGGG GGGGTCCATCCATCAATTAGAGGAGAAGTTTGGGAATTTCTACTCGGTTGTTATGATCCTAAGAGTACATTTGATGAACGAGATCAGATTCGACAGCGTAGAAG GGTACAATATGTTAGGTGGAAAGAAGAGTGCCGCCAAATATTTCCTGTTGTCGGAAGTGGCAAATTTATTACAGCGCCTGTAATCACTGAAGATGGTCAGCCCATTCAGGAACCATTAGTAATTTTAGAAACAAATCAAGACAGAGGCCCCTCTCAAGATGGTAATTCTGCTGAAATTGGCAGTTCACATGCCTATGCCACAAATCAATCAAGAACAAATGCTTCCTGTTCAGAAATGGTGAAAGAGCTTACAAGCCATGGCCCTTTGGACCAGAAAGTGATCCAGTGGATGCTTACCTTACATCAAATAG GTCTTGATGTGCATCGCACTGACAGGACATTGGTGTTTTATGAGAAGCAGGAGAACTTGTCAAAACTTTGGGATATTTTAGCTGTTTATGCCTGGATCGATACAGATGTCGGCTATTGTCAAG GAATGAGTGATCTTTGCTCACCCATGATAATGCTTCTTGAAGATGAAGCGGATGCATTTTGGTGTTTTGAACGATTGATGCGCAGATTG cgAGGAAATTTCAGATGCACTGGGAGAACTGTTGGGGTGGAGACACAACTTAGTAATTTGGCTGAAATTACTCAAGTCATTGATCCAAAACTTCATCAGCATTTAg ATGCACTTGGTGGAGGTGACTATTTATTTGCTTTCCGCATGCTCATGGTTTTATTCCGCCGAGAATTTTCATTTTGTGATTCACTCTACCTTTGGGAG ATGATGTGGGCCCTTGAATACGACCCTGATTTGTTCTCTGTATATGAAGAGCTGGAACTGAATGGTGAGAAACATGAGGGATCTAAGGGAAGAGTAAAGTCAATACGGCACTATGGGAAGTTCGAAagggaaaatatgaaaaatgggGCAGCAAATTCTGAAGGCCCCCTCCCcatgtctgtttttcttgttgcAAGTGTATTGAAAGATAAGAGCTCTAAGCTTTTGCACGAAGCTCGAGGCCTGGATGATGTTGTCAGG ATATTGAATGACATGACTGGAAATTTAGATGCCAAAAAAGCATGCAGCGGTGCAATGAAACTTCACAGAAAGTATTTAAAAAAG GCGAAGAAGGCATAG